In Paenibacillus sp. G2S3, a single window of DNA contains:
- a CDS encoding glycoside hydrolase family 2 TIM barrel-domain containing protein yields the protein MKQILLNDLKWEVKGYWPWVPLKGTSMELGQELMGVTDWMPATVPGGVHYDLYRQGWISNPYEELNSLSCEWVENRWWVYRTTLKHPELKASRIELAIQGLDYEAAVYADNILLGEHKGMFEPAVFDVTDLLSERESLEISVLLKQAPDEMGQIGKTSATFTQKSRFNYKWDFSTRLVNVGIWDDVVLRVHRDCSWEDLSITTDAELGVNGEQVSGRISIQASIKQMARPEYALAMTASITCSDPEGNPLVVQTYPVLAKEVLNAELDIPEPQLWYPNGYGEQPLYSLELKLLDEEDMVLDTRRLQTGIRKLDYILNEGSPDNALPYTVVINGRKIYIKGVNMTPLDHLYGNVTIEQYQQMIYLMKAAHINLVRVWGGGIIEKKAFYDLCDVNGIMVWQEFIQSSSGIDNIPSQQPEFLELLHKTACTALCDKRNHVSLTVWSGGNELMSEPNKPSDLNDTNLAMLKSLVEQYDPQRLFLPTSASGPVEYITETKGQGHDVHGYWKYMGNPYHYELYGSNDNLLHSEFGVDGLSSLKSLEKFLNAANQQPVSMENSAIWRHHGEWWDTLSREEEMFGSMNDLKQFSACSQWMQAEGIRFVLEANRRRKFRNSGSIVWQFNEPWPNVSCTNLVDYYGETKMAYHWVKQAFRPQHASLDYRNLMLTPGTRFQGNVFVHGGDGGKVKVDAEVLDAAGRVLHRQTFEAEGDKDRAVCVGELNFNVPEHEKLLYFVRLSFRNVEEELQHNLYVFSTAKNHLYAPAFDLTGGSLQVRQESLWQSAGVGEKSRQANFTLHNTGSEVLLHVHAEEKGNRHWMEANEQFFSLFPGEKRTITVTCTPKLAGGFLAGENYSSSDGLPEIKFHSFLTAQGDTIPDEGAGNRE from the coding sequence ATGAAACAAATTTTATTGAACGATCTAAAGTGGGAAGTCAAAGGATACTGGCCTTGGGTGCCATTAAAGGGCACCAGCATGGAACTGGGGCAGGAATTGATGGGAGTTACAGACTGGATGCCAGCTACTGTGCCGGGTGGAGTTCATTATGATCTCTACAGACAGGGCTGGATTAGCAATCCTTATGAAGAGTTGAACAGTCTGAGCTGTGAATGGGTGGAGAACCGTTGGTGGGTTTACCGCACGACTTTGAAACATCCTGAGCTGAAGGCATCCCGAATTGAACTGGCCATTCAGGGACTAGACTATGAAGCAGCTGTTTACGCCGACAATATCCTGTTGGGTGAACATAAGGGAATGTTCGAGCCGGCTGTATTTGATGTTACAGATCTCCTCTCGGAGCGGGAGAGTCTGGAAATCTCAGTACTACTGAAGCAGGCACCGGATGAAATGGGGCAAATCGGCAAAACCTCGGCCACCTTCACGCAGAAGAGCCGTTTTAATTATAAATGGGATTTCTCCACCAGGTTAGTTAACGTCGGAATCTGGGATGATGTTGTACTGAGGGTTCACCGGGATTGTTCCTGGGAAGACTTGTCGATCACTACAGATGCGGAACTTGGTGTGAATGGCGAGCAGGTTTCTGGTCGAATTTCCATTCAGGCAAGCATCAAACAGATGGCTAGACCTGAATATGCACTGGCGATGACAGCTAGCATCACTTGTTCTGATCCGGAGGGGAATCCGCTGGTGGTTCAGACATACCCGGTTCTCGCGAAAGAAGTTCTGAACGCGGAGCTTGATATTCCTGAGCCTCAGCTATGGTATCCGAACGGCTACGGAGAGCAACCGCTCTACAGCCTTGAGCTGAAGCTGCTGGACGAAGAGGATATGGTGCTGGATACCCGGAGGTTACAGACAGGCATCCGCAAGCTCGATTATATCCTTAATGAAGGAAGCCCCGACAACGCACTACCTTATACGGTCGTGATCAACGGGCGCAAGATTTATATAAAAGGTGTAAATATGACACCCTTGGATCATCTCTACGGAAATGTGACGATCGAACAGTATCAGCAGATGATCTATTTAATGAAAGCGGCACATATCAATCTTGTTCGGGTATGGGGCGGCGGAATCATTGAGAAAAAAGCCTTTTACGATTTATGTGATGTAAATGGCATTATGGTCTGGCAGGAGTTCATCCAATCGAGCTCCGGCATTGATAATATTCCTTCCCAGCAGCCTGAGTTTCTGGAACTGCTGCACAAAACGGCTTGCACCGCCCTCTGCGACAAACGCAATCATGTATCGCTGACGGTATGGAGCGGTGGTAATGAATTAATGAGTGAACCGAACAAGCCATCAGACCTCAACGATACCAATCTGGCAATGCTGAAGAGTCTGGTGGAGCAGTATGATCCGCAGCGGCTCTTTCTGCCGACCTCGGCATCTGGTCCGGTGGAATATATTACGGAAACCAAGGGCCAGGGTCATGATGTTCATGGCTACTGGAAGTATATGGGCAACCCCTATCACTACGAATTATATGGAAGTAACGATAATCTGCTGCATAGTGAATTTGGAGTGGACGGTCTGAGTTCTCTCAAAAGCCTAGAGAAATTTCTGAATGCAGCCAACCAGCAGCCTGTCTCGATGGAGAATAGCGCGATATGGAGACATCACGGAGAGTGGTGGGATACGCTAAGCCGTGAAGAGGAAATGTTCGGCAGCATGAATGATTTGAAGCAGTTCTCCGCTTGCAGCCAATGGATGCAGGCAGAAGGAATTCGCTTCGTGCTGGAGGCTAATCGTCGCCGGAAATTCCGGAATAGCGGCAGCATTGTCTGGCAGTTCAACGAGCCATGGCCGAATGTGTCTTGCACTAATCTTGTCGATTATTATGGTGAAACGAAGATGGCCTACCATTGGGTGAAACAAGCCTTCCGTCCGCAGCATGCTTCGCTAGATTACCGCAACCTAATGCTAACGCCTGGCACAAGATTTCAGGGAAATGTATTCGTACATGGTGGAGATGGAGGTAAGGTAAAGGTTGATGCGGAAGTACTCGATGCAGCGGGCCGAGTCCTACATCGGCAAACCTTCGAGGCAGAAGGAGACAAAGATCGTGCTGTCTGTGTTGGGGAGCTGAATTTCAACGTACCTGAGCATGAGAAACTATTATATTTTGTTAGATTGTCATTCCGGAACGTTGAAGAAGAATTGCAGCATAATTTATATGTTTTCTCCACCGCAAAAAATCATCTTTATGCTCCTGCATTTGATCTTACAGGTGGCAGCCTGCAGGTGCGGCAGGAAAGCTTATGGCAGTCTGCTGGTGTAGGAGAGAAAAGTCGTCAGGCTAACTTCACTCTCCATAATACTGGTAGTGAAGTACTGTTACATGTACATGCAGAGGAGAAGGGGAACCGCCACTGGATGGAAGCAAATGAACAGTTCTTCAGCCTTTTTCCGGGAGAAAAAAGGACAATAACGGTTACCTGCACTCCGAAACTGGCGGGTGGGTTTCTGGCTGGGGAGAATTACAGTAGTAGCGACGGCTTACCAGAAATTAAATTTCACTCGTTTCTGACAGCACAGGGCGATACGATACCAGATGAAGGAGCAGGAAATCGTGAGTAA
- a CDS encoding sugar ABC transporter permease, whose product MTKKKKGYPVRRLFRDWSSWILIVPTLFAFFFFSWQPLVKGIVLSFFNTEGYNAVSFAGLQNYKDVIQNSAFQQTLTNSFVYVFWSLLIGFAVPIIVAVVINELRHGKSFFRFSVFFPSMVPGIAASMLWMFLFEPGKGGVLNIMLSALGFPVQQWLQDPDMTIMLIIFTITWRNFGGTVLLYLASLQSINHDLYEAASIDGANVWRRFKSITIPQISSMIGLMMILQISGVFQIFNEPLVMTEGGPNNASMTLMLQSYYYAFRSFEAGHSMALGVITFLVLMMLTIIYFRLDKKLNRE is encoded by the coding sequence ATGACAAAGAAAAAGAAAGGTTATCCTGTGCGGCGTCTATTTAGAGATTGGTCCTCTTGGATATTAATTGTCCCTACACTGTTTGCCTTTTTCTTTTTTTCCTGGCAGCCGCTCGTCAAGGGCATTGTGCTCTCTTTTTTCAATACAGAGGGTTATAATGCCGTAAGCTTTGCCGGACTGCAGAATTACAAGGATGTGATACAGAACTCAGCGTTTCAACAGACACTGACCAACTCTTTTGTGTATGTGTTCTGGTCGCTGCTGATCGGTTTTGCTGTACCCATTATAGTCGCAGTTGTGATCAATGAGCTCAGGCATGGGAAATCGTTCTTCCGCTTTTCGGTCTTTTTTCCGAGCATGGTTCCCGGCATAGCTGCCTCGATGTTATGGATGTTTCTGTTTGAGCCTGGGAAAGGCGGCGTGCTGAATATTATGCTGAGCGCTCTGGGATTCCCGGTGCAGCAGTGGCTTCAGGACCCGGACATGACGATTATGCTGATTATTTTCACGATTACCTGGCGGAATTTCGGGGGAACGGTGCTGCTCTATCTAGCCAGTCTGCAAAGCATTAATCATGATCTGTACGAAGCGGCTTCCATCGACGGTGCGAATGTATGGCGGAGATTTAAAAGCATCACCATTCCGCAAATTTCAAGCATGATCGGATTGATGATGATTTTGCAGATCAGCGGTGTATTCCAGATTTTCAACGAGCCTCTGGTTATGACCGAAGGTGGGCCGAACAACGCCTCTATGACGTTAATGCTCCAAAGCTATTACTATGCGTTCCGGAGCTTTGAAGCAGGCCATTCCATGGCGCTGGGGGTTATTACTTTCCTTGTCCTGATGATGCTTACTATTATTTATTTCCGGCTGGATAAGAAATTGAACAGGGAGTAG
- a CDS encoding carbohydrate ABC transporter permease — protein MKTKEAFGIIGNIEYRSPWVRVLYWCMFILMIVLAAVCILPPVWIMVSSLKDIKEFYAIPPTLIPRSFNVGKLWETWQEFNFLSYYLNTAYLAVGSVLFCLTFNGLAGYFFSKLKPRGSALLFALIVWTMMVPNTVGMVPLFKNLIDFPLLHLNLTNTYWPMWFMAAVNPVVILIFKNFFDTIPLALLEAAKIDGASTIGIFIRIILPLSGPVMATITILTMNSVWQDFFWPFMVLKDKSTWSVIVAIYNLKATLPQDIQFIALTFAILPPIILFVFFQKYIMNGQSMGGSIKG, from the coding sequence ATGAAAACAAAAGAAGCATTTGGCATTATCGGCAATATAGAATACAGGTCACCTTGGGTACGCGTGCTGTATTGGTGCATGTTCATTCTGATGATTGTGCTTGCCGCCGTCTGTATTCTGCCTCCGGTCTGGATTATGGTTTCGAGTCTTAAAGACATCAAAGAGTTTTATGCGATCCCGCCTACCCTGATTCCTCGCTCATTCAATGTAGGCAAGCTATGGGAAACCTGGCAGGAATTTAACTTTCTCAGTTACTATCTGAATACGGCTTACTTAGCTGTCGGTTCTGTACTGTTCTGTCTTACGTTTAACGGCCTGGCAGGATATTTTTTTTCTAAGCTGAAGCCTCGAGGGAGTGCACTGCTGTTTGCCCTGATCGTGTGGACTATGATGGTTCCGAATACAGTCGGTATGGTGCCGCTGTTCAAAAACCTGATTGATTTTCCACTGCTACACTTGAATCTGACCAATACCTACTGGCCGATGTGGTTTATGGCTGCTGTGAATCCGGTGGTAATTCTGATCTTCAAGAACTTTTTTGATACCATCCCACTGGCGCTGCTGGAAGCGGCCAAAATTGACGGAGCGAGCACCATCGGCATTTTTATCAGGATAATCCTCCCGCTTAGCGGACCAGTTATGGCCACGATTACGATACTAACGATGAACAGTGTCTGGCAGGACTTCTTCTGGCCTTTTATGGTGCTGAAGGATAAATCGACCTGGTCGGTCATTGTGGCGATCTATAATCTGAAAGCGACTTTGCCGCAGGACATTCAGTTTATTGCGCTGACGTTTGCGATTCTGCCGCCGATTATTCTGTTTGTTTTTTTCCAAAAGTACATTATGAACGGACAATCCATGGGCGGCAGCATTAAAGGGTAA